One region of Nycticebus coucang isolate mNycCou1 chromosome 10, mNycCou1.pri, whole genome shotgun sequence genomic DNA includes:
- the LOC128595666 gene encoding myeloid cell surface antigen CD33-like isoform X2, with protein MGPQALPLHWPFWSLFPRGTRTLHPEMLLPPLLLLLWAGALALDERLRLEVPAAVTVQEGLCVSALCSVFYFQYGWNTSTPAYGYWFREGANIHQDAPVATNDPSREVQKETQGRFHLLGDPGRNNCSLSITDARRTDSGSYFFRLERGRIKFSYKSPLLSVRVMALTHKPNISIPETLECGHSRNLSCSVPWACEQGIPPIFSWMSAAPISLGPRSTCFSVLTVTPRPQDHSTSLTCQVKFPRAGVTTERTIHLNMSCESPSSHLLVGTSGPVAEVALVVTGEVAVKILLLCVCLIFLRVRSRRRNSATAEEVVEDVYTVMG; from the exons ATGGGTCCCCAAGCCCTTCCCCTCCACTGGCCTTTCTGGTCTCTGTTCCCACGGGGCACCAGGACCCTCCATCCAGAGatgctgctgccaccactgctgCTCCTGCTGTGGGCAG GGGCCCTGGCTCTGGATGAGAGACTCAGGTTGGAGGTGCCAGCGGCAGTGACAGTACAGGAGGGCCTGTGCGTCTCCGCGCTTTGCTCCGTCTTCTACTTCCAGTATGGCTGGAACACCTCTACCCCGGCTTACGGCTACTGGTTCCGGGAAGGGGCCAATATACACCAGGACGCTCCAGTGGCCACAAATGACCCAAGTAGAGAGGTGCAGAAGGAGACCCAGGGTCGATTCCACCTCCTTGGGGACCCTGGGAGGAACAATTGTTCCCTGAGCATCACAGATGCCAGGAGGACAGACAGCGGGTCATACTTCTTTCGGCTGGAAAGAGGAAGGATAAAATTCAGTTACAAATCCCCCCTGCTCTCTGTGCGTGTGATGG CCCTGACCCATAAGCCGAACATCTCCATCCCAGAGACTCTGGAGTGTGGCCATTCCAGGAACCTGAgctgctctgtgccctgggccTGTGAGCAGGGGATACCCCCCATCTTCTCCTGGATGTCAGCTGCCCCCATCTCCTTGGGCCCCAGATCCACCTGCTTCTCAGTGCTCACTGTCACCCCACGGCCCCAGGACCACAGCACCAGCCTCACCTGCCAGGTGAAGTTCCCCAGAGCTGGTGTGACCACAGAGAGAACCATCCATCTCAACATGTCCT GTGAATCTCCTTCTTCGCACCTTTTGGTTGGGACATCAGGGCCCGTGGCCGAGGTGGCTCTGGTGGTCACTGGGGAAGTGGCTGTGAAGATCTTGCTTCTCTGTGTCTGCCTCATCTTCCTCAG
- the LOC128595666 gene encoding myeloid cell surface antigen CD33-like isoform X1 — protein MGPQALPLHWPFWSLFPRGTRTLHPEMLLPPLLLLLWAGALALDERLRLEVPAAVTVQEGLCVSALCSVFYFQYGWNTSTPAYGYWFREGANIHQDAPVATNDPSREVQKETQGRFHLLGDPGRNNCSLSITDARRTDSGSYFFRLERGRIKFSYKSPLLSVRVMALTHKPNISIPETLECGHSRNLSCSVPWACEQGIPPIFSWMSAAPISLGPRSTCFSVLTVTPRPQDHSTSLTCQVKFPRAGVTTERTIHLNMSSGESPSSHLLVGTSGPVAEVALVVTGEVAVKILLLCVCLIFLRVRSRRRNSATAEEVVEDVYTVMG, from the exons ATGGGTCCCCAAGCCCTTCCCCTCCACTGGCCTTTCTGGTCTCTGTTCCCACGGGGCACCAGGACCCTCCATCCAGAGatgctgctgccaccactgctgCTCCTGCTGTGGGCAG GGGCCCTGGCTCTGGATGAGAGACTCAGGTTGGAGGTGCCAGCGGCAGTGACAGTACAGGAGGGCCTGTGCGTCTCCGCGCTTTGCTCCGTCTTCTACTTCCAGTATGGCTGGAACACCTCTACCCCGGCTTACGGCTACTGGTTCCGGGAAGGGGCCAATATACACCAGGACGCTCCAGTGGCCACAAATGACCCAAGTAGAGAGGTGCAGAAGGAGACCCAGGGTCGATTCCACCTCCTTGGGGACCCTGGGAGGAACAATTGTTCCCTGAGCATCACAGATGCCAGGAGGACAGACAGCGGGTCATACTTCTTTCGGCTGGAAAGAGGAAGGATAAAATTCAGTTACAAATCCCCCCTGCTCTCTGTGCGTGTGATGG CCCTGACCCATAAGCCGAACATCTCCATCCCAGAGACTCTGGAGTGTGGCCATTCCAGGAACCTGAgctgctctgtgccctgggccTGTGAGCAGGGGATACCCCCCATCTTCTCCTGGATGTCAGCTGCCCCCATCTCCTTGGGCCCCAGATCCACCTGCTTCTCAGTGCTCACTGTCACCCCACGGCCCCAGGACCACAGCACCAGCCTCACCTGCCAGGTGAAGTTCCCCAGAGCTGGTGTGACCACAGAGAGAACCATCCATCTCAACATGTCCT CAGGTGAATCTCCTTCTTCGCACCTTTTGGTTGGGACATCAGGGCCCGTGGCCGAGGTGGCTCTGGTGGTCACTGGGGAAGTGGCTGTGAAGATCTTGCTTCTCTGTGTCTGCCTCATCTTCCTCAG